A genome region from Gadus chalcogrammus isolate NIFS_2021 chromosome 7, NIFS_Gcha_1.0, whole genome shotgun sequence includes the following:
- the pdyn gene encoding proenkephalin-B: MEWYVCVLMLSLPWSVHTQTSPRCQNCVRQTDSGASFSHLTCILECEETLWKSREWKAGRPTNILQTAASTGSNPQRAAERSTQTERTGPQASPTLPRLIYNGLTEAHLKNTVALPMIDNPALNNREQQSPEMYGEEEDGASENELEELLSKVKLYGNAFRHVGPKSRRNNDDGEGSQERETLQKRYGGFMRRIRPKLNSLKLDNQKRYGGFLRRHFKIAVRSEPQAFDISL, from the exons ATGGAGTGGTACGTGTGCGTTCTGATGCTGAGTTTGCCGTGGTCCGTTCACACCCAGACTTCTCCGAGATGTCAAAACTGCGTTCGTCAGACCGATTCAGGTGCATCTTTCAGTCACCTG ACTTGCATTTTGGAATGTGAGGAAACCCTGTGGAAATCTAGAGAATGGAAGGCAGGTCGGCCGACCAACATCCTGCAGACAGCAGCCTCAACAGGCTCCAACCCACAGCGAGCTGCAGAGAggagcacacagacagagagaaccgGCCCACAGGCCAGCCCAACACTGCCCCGGCTGATTTATAACGGACTCACTGAAGCACATTTGAAGAATACAGTGGCCCTCCCGATGATTGACAATCCTGCGTTGAACAATCGAGAGCAACAGAGTCCGGAGATGTATGGGGAGGAAGAAGATGGCGCGTCGGAAAACGAGTTGGAAGAATTGTTGAGTAAAGTTAAGCTCTATGGCAATGCGTTTCGTCACGTTGGTCCGAAGTCTAGGAGGAATAACGACGATGGGGAAGGCAGCCAAGAGCGCGAAACACTGCAAAAGCGTTATGGTGGCTTCATGAGACGGATCCGACCCAAGTTGAACAGCCTGAAGTTGGATAATCAGAAGCGTTACGGTGGCTTTTTACGTCGCCATTTCAAAATCGCAGTGCGCTCAGAACCCCAGGCGTTTGACATTAGTCTATAG